In a genomic window of Glycine max cultivar Williams 82 chromosome 13, Glycine_max_v4.0, whole genome shotgun sequence:
- the LOC547607 gene encoding putative disease resistance protein At3g14460 — translation MAVELIAGALLSSFLQVAFEKLASPQVLDFFHGKKLDETLLRKLKIKLQSIDALADDAERKQFADPRVRNWLLEVKDMVFDAEDLLDEIQHESSKWELEAESESQTCTSCTCKVPNFFKSSPASFFNREIKSRMEKILDSLEFLSSQKDDLGLKNASGVGVGSELGSAVPQISQSTSSVVESDIYGRDEDKKMIFDWLTSDNGNPNQPWILSIVGMGGMGKTTLAQHVFNDPRIQEARFDVKAWVCVSDDFDAFRVTRTILEAITKSTDDSRDLEMVHGRLKEKLTGKRFLLVLDDVWNENRLKWEAVLKHLVFGAQGSRIIATTRSKEVASTMRSREHLLEQLQEDHCWKLFAKHAFQDDNIQPNPDCKEIGTKIVEKCKGLPLALKTMGSLLHDKSSVTEWKSILQSEIWEFSTERSDIVPALALSYHHLPSHLKRCFAYCALFPKDYLFDKECLIQLWMAEKFLQCSQQDKSPEEVGEQYFNDLLSRCFFQQSSNTKRTQFVMHDLLNDLARFICGDICFRLDGDQTKGTPKATRHFSVAIEHVRYFDGFGTPCDAKKLRSYMPTSEKMNFGYFPYWDCNMSIHELFSKFKFLRVLSLSDCSNLREVPDSVGNLKYLHSLDLSNTGIKKLPESTCSLYNLQILKLNGCNKLKELPSNLHKLTDLHRLELINTGVRKVPAHLGKLKYLQVSMSPFKVGKSREFSIQQLGELNLHGSLSIQNLQNVESPSDALAVDLKNKTHLVKLKLEWDSDWNPDDSTKERDETVIENLQPSEHLKKLKIWNYGGKQFPRWLFNNSSCNVVSLSLKNCRSCQRLPPLGLLPSLKELSIGGLDGIVSINADFFGSSSCSFTSLESLEFSDMKEWEEWECKGVTGAFPRLQHLSIVRCPKLKGHLPEQLCHLNDLKIYGCEQLVPSALSAPDIHQLSLGDCGKLQIAHPTTLKELTITGHNVEAALLEQIGRSYSCSNNNIPMHSCYDFLVRLVINGGCDSLTTIPLDIFPILRELHIRKCPNLQRISQGQAHNHLKFLYINECPQLESLPEGMHVLLPSLDELWIEDCPKVEMFPEGGLPSNLKCMHLDGCSKLMSLLKSALGGNHSLERLYIEGVDVECLPDEGVLPHSLVTLWIRECPDLKRLDYKGLCHLSSLKILHLYKCPRLQCLPEEGLPKSISYLRINNCPLLKQRCREPQGEDWPKIAHIEHVDIR, via the coding sequence ATGGCAGTAGAATTAATTGCTGGtgctcttctttcttctttccttcaagTTGCATTTGAGAAGCTTGCTTCTCCTCAAGTTCTGGACTTCTTTCacggaaaaaaacttgatgaGACGCTTCTGAGAAAGTTGAAAATTAAGCTGCAGTCCATCGATGCTCTGGCTGATGATGCAGAACGAAAGCAGTTCGCAGATCCACGCGTGAGAAACTGGCTTCTTGAGGTCAAAGATATGGTTTTTGATGCAGAGGATCTCTTGGATGAAATACAACATGAATCATCCAAATGGGAACTGGAAGCTGAATCTGAATCTCAGACCTGTACGAGCTGTACTTGCAAGGTACCAAATTTCTTCAAATCTTCTCCTGCTAGTTTCTTTAACAGGGAAATTAAATCCAGGATGGAAAAAATCCTTGATAGCTTAGAATTTCTCTCAAGCCAAAAGGATGATCTAGGCTTGAAAAATGCTAGTGGTGTTGGCGTTGGATCAGAATTGGGTAGTGCAGTACCACAGATATCACAATCAACATCTTCGGTGGTTGAAAGTGATATTTATGGCAGAGATGAagacaaaaaaatgatttttgattGGCTGACATCTGACAATGGCAATCCTAACCAGCCATGGATACTTTCTATTGTGGGCATGGGTGGGATGGGTAAGACCACACTTGCTCAACATGTATTCAATGACCCTAGGATCCAGGAGGCTAGATTTGATGTCAAAGCTTGGGTCTGTGTTTCAGATGATTTTGATGCTTTCAGGGTAACAAGAACAATTCTTGAGGCCATCACTAAATCGACTGATGATAGTAGAGACCTAGAGATGGTTCACGGaagattgaaagaaaaattgacGGGGAAGAGATTTCTTCTTGTTTTGGATGACGTTTGGAACGAAAACCGACTTAAATGGGAAGCTGTGCTAAAACATCTTGTTTTTGGGGCTCAGGGGAGTAGAATTATTGCCACCACACGTAGTAAGGAAGTTGCTTCTACCATGAGGTCAAGAGAACACCTCCTGGAGCAATTACAAGAAGATCATTGCTGGAAGTTGTTTGCTAAACATGCATTCCAAGATGATAATATTCAACCAAATCCAGATTGCAAGGAGATTGGTACGAAGATAGTTGAAAAATGTAAAGGACTTCCTCTGGCCTTGAAAACAATGGGAAGTCTATTACACGACAAGTCATCTGTTACGGAATGGAAAAGCATATTGCAGAGCGAGATATGGGAATTTTCAACAGAGCGTAGTGATATTGTACCTGCTTTAGCACTAAGCTATCACCATCTTCCTTCTCATCTCAAGAGATGTTTTGCTTATTGTGCCTTATTCCCCAAAGATTATTTGTTTGATAAGGAGTGCTTAATACAATTGTGGATGGCTGAAAAATTTCTACAATGTTCTCAACAGGATAAGAGTCCAGAAGAAGTTGGTGAACAATACTTCAATGATCTATTATCAAggtgtttctttcaacaatcaaGCAACACAAAGAGAACACAATTTGTCATGCATGACCTTCTCAACGATTTGGCAAGATTTATTTGTGGGGACATTTGTTTCAGATTGGATGGTGATCAAACAAAAGGTACACCAAAAGCAACCCGTCATTTTTCAGTTGCAATCGAACACGTTCGATACTTTGATGGGTTTGGAACTCCATGTGACGCAAAAAAGTTACGTTCATATATGCCAACAagtgagaaaatgaattttggttACTTCCCTTATTGGGATTGCAATATGTCGATACATGAATTATTCTCCAAGTTTAAGTTCTTACGTGTCttatctttatctgattgttcTAACCTAAGAGAGGTGCCTGACTCTGTGGGTAATCTTAAATATCTCCATTCCTTAGACCTCTCAAATACTGGCATAAAAAAACTACCTGAATCAACATGTTCACTCTACAACTTGCAAATACTGAAGCTAAATGGTTGTAATAAATTGAAGGAGCTGCCCTCAAATTTACATAAACTCACTGATTTGCATCGCCTTGAATTAATAAACACTGGAGTGAGAAAGGTACCAGCACATTTGGGAAAACTGAAGTATCTTCAGGTATCAATGAGTCCGTTTAAGGTTGGCAAAAGTAGGGAGTTCAGTATCCAGCAGCTAGGAGAACTCAATCTTCATGGAAGTCTATCAATTCAGAACCTGCAGAATGTCGAGAGTCCCTCGGATGCATTAGCAGtggatttgaaaaataaaacacaccTTGTCAAGCTGAAGTTAGAATGGGATTCAGACTGGAACCCTGATGATTCAACAAAAGAAAGGGATGAAACTGTAATCGAGAATCTACAGCCTTCCGAACACTTGAAGAAGTTGAAGATCTGGAACTATGGGGGTAAACAATTTCCAAGGTGGTTATTCAACAATTCATCATGTAATGTGGTGTCCTTAAGCTTGAAGAACTGTCGATCTTGCCAACGTTTGCCTCCCCTTGGACTTTTGCCTTCTCTGAAGGAGCTTTCAATTGGAGGGCTTGATGGGATCGTGAGTATTAATGCTGATTTTTTCGGGAGTAGCTCTTGTTCATTTACATCCTTGGAATCTTTGGAGTTCTCCGATATGAAGGAATGGGAAGAATGGGAATGTAAAGGTGTGACAGGTGCTTTTCCACGTCTTCAACATCTTTCTATAGTGCGTTGTCCCAAGCTGAAAGGGCACTTGCCAGAGCAACTATGTCATTTAAATGATCTAAAGATTTATGGGTGCGAACAACTTGTACCTTCTGCTCTCAGTGCCCCTGATATTCATCAATTATCCCTAGGAGACTGTGGAAAGCTGCAAATTGCTCATCCGACAACTTTGAAAGAGCTTACCATTACAGGTCACAACGTGGAGGCAGCCTTACTCGAACAGATTGGACGCAGTTACTCTTGTTCAAATAACAATATTCCCATGCACAGTTGCTATGATTTCCTTGTAAGGTTGGTCATCAATGGTGGCTGCGACTCTCTAACGACCATTCCGCTAGATATCTTCCCAATACTCAGGGAGCTTCATATCAGGAAGTGTCCTAATCTACAGAGGATTTCACAGGGGCAGGCTCATAATCATCTCAAGTTTCTGTATATCAACGAGTGCCCCCAATTAGAATCATTGCCTGAAGGAATGCATGTCCTCCTTCCATCTCTTGATGAGCTGTGGATAGAGGATTGTCCAAAAGTTGAAATGTTTCCCGAAGGAGgtttgccatcaaatttaaaatgtatgcatctCGATGGTTGTTCCAAACTTATGTCGTTATTGAAAAGTGCCTTGGGAGGCAATCACTCTCTAGAAAGGTTATATATTGAAGGAGTGGATGTTGAGTGTCTTCCTGACGAAGGTGTACTGCCACACTCTCTTGTTACTCTATGGATCAGGGAGTGTCCAGATCTAAAAAGACTGGACTACAAAGGTCTCTGCCACCTCTCCTCTCTCAAGATATTGCATCTTTATAAGTGCCCCAGGCTCCAATGCTTACCAGAGGAGGGTCTGCCCAAATCCATTTCATATTTGAGAATTAATAATTGTCCGTTGCTCAAACAACGTTGCCGGGAACCCCAAGGCGAAGACTGGCCAAAGATTGCTCACATTGAACACGTGGATATAAGGTAG